CGGCCCGTCCCACCGAGCCCCGTGAGCCGCCGCGTCCCGCGCGCAACGAGGTGAAGCCCCAGGCTCAGACCCGGACGCCCCGGCCCGGCATGTCCGGGGTGTCGCAGTTCGAGTCCCCGGCCTCGCGGCAGCCCCTGGTGGCGCTGAACAGTCCCGCGACGGTGGCCCAGGGCTCGCGGGTCACCCCGGGCAGCTATCCGACCGCCGCGCAGGTGCGGGACATCGCCGCCATGCAGGACCCGGTGGCGCGCAACCACGCGGTGACGCAGGGCTACTCGGACCTGTCCAACGCCATGGGGCAGCTCCTCGGCACGGAGAACGCCAACTGGTCCACCTTCGCGACCTGGGCGTCGAAGCAGGCCGGCGTGAGCATCCGCGGCGAGGACATGCCCAAGTTCTTCACGGAGGCGCTCAAGCAGGCCGACAACGTGATGGGGCCGCTGTCCCAGGTGGACGACCTGCTGCGCAAGCTGGGCCTGCCCGCGCTGCCGCTGGGGGACATCGCCGCGGCGGGCAACCAGGCGCTCCAGAACGTGAGCCAGTCCATCGCGGACGGCAACAAGGTGGTGTTCGAGGAGGTGGGCCAGGAGTTCGCCCGCTTCGTGGAGACGTTCCAGGGCGACACCCAGTATGACGCGGCGAAAGTCGCGCAGTACCTGAACGGCTTCCCGGCGGACAAGCCGGTGTTGAAGGAAGCCTTCGGCCACTACGCCCAGGCCATGTTCGAGAAGGACCCGAACAAGAAGGCCGAGCTGATGCTGCTGGCCAACGACAAGGTGGGCCTGCACGAGCAGACGCGGCTGCAGCCCTACGTCGAGAAGGCGCTCAATGCGCCGGTGAAGGAGACCTTCCGCGGCATCCTCAAGCAGACCATCGAGGCGCACATCAACGCGCTCCCCTTCCCCGCCAACCTCGCGGGCAAGGCGGCGCTCAAGACGGGCCTGGTGGACGCGGCGTTGAACCCCGTCGTGGATGGCGCCGCGAGCGTCTTCCGGCGCCTCGCCACCGAGCACATGATGAAGCTGGCCGTGCCGGGTGAGGTGCTGAAGCTGGGGAACGATTTGCCGCCGCCGGCGGGGATGGAGTCGACGATCTTCCCGCCGCACCTGCGCTCCATCGAGAACCCGGAGCTGCGCACGCTCCTGGACCAGCTCGACAAGAGCCCCGACAGCCTCAAGGGCACCGGCGCGAAGGACTGGAGCAAGCTGGACCAGCGGATGAACTACATCGTCGACCTCTTCCGTTCGCGGCAGTCGGACCCGGCGCTGTTCGACCCGCCGTTCGGTCAGCGGGGCACCTACCCCGTGGCCCCGCAGGCCCCGCGCGTCAGCTAGCGCCGGGCCCCTGGCTCACGCCTCGTCGACGACGAACTGCTCCAGCCGGGCGATGCCCAGCTTCTTCATCCGGCTCTGGAGCGTGGACGGCTTGAGCCCCAGCAGTGCCGCCGCGCCGCCCTCGCCGTAGACGCGGCCCCGGGTGAGCGTGAGCACGCGCAGGATGTGCTCCCGCTGCACCGCCGCCAGCGTGAGCACCGGCGCCAGCTTCGGCTCACCGGCGGCGGGAGCCACGGAGGCCACGGGCTCCACGGATGGAGTGGCCGCCACGGCGCCACGCGTGGGCATGTCGAAGGCCTCCGGCCCCAGCTCATTGCCCCGCGTGAGGATGGTGGCCCGCTCCAGCGCGTTGGCCAGCTCGCGCAGGTTGCCCGGCCACTCGTACGTCTCCAATCGCGCCAGCCCCGCGGGCGTCACGCGCATGCCCCTGCGTCCCGTCCGCCGCGACTGCTCCTCCAGGAGGAAGTCGCAAAGCTGGGGCAGGTCCTCGCGCCGCTCGCGCAGCGGCGGCAGGCGCAGCGGGAACACACTCAACCGGTAGTAGAGGTCCTCGCGGAAGCGCTTCTGCGCGATGGCCTGCTGCAGGTCCACATGCGTGGCCGCCAGGATGCGCACGTCCGCGCGCACCGTCTTGTCGCTGCCCACCGGCTCGAACGTCTTCTCCTGGAGCGCGCGCAGCAGCTTGGCCTGGAGGTCGAAGGGCAGCTCGCCCACTTCATCCAGGAGCAGCGTGCCCCCATGCGCCATCTGGAAGCGCCCGGCCCGGTCCTTCGTCGCGCCGGTGAACGCACCCTTCACGTGACCGAACAGCTCGCTCTCCAGGAGCCCCGCCGGAATGGCCGCGCAGTTGAGCGTGACGAAGGGCTGGTCCGCGCGGGAGCTCCAGCGGTGGATGGCCCGCGACAGACGCTCCTTGCCCGTGCCCGTCTCGCCGGTAATCAGCACCGGCGTGTCCGTCTCCGCCACCTGCCGGGCCCGCCGCGCCAGGTCGCGCATCACCGGGCTCCGCGACGTCTCGAGGATGCCCTCCGAGTCGCCC
This genomic window from Myxococcus hansupus contains:
- a CDS encoding sigma 54-interacting transcriptional regulator, which codes for MQDDLTGTINGAKDAQDLIELATAEDSVGDLLRRGLDWLTRVVRFDLATVFLLKEGRLVSVAARGPLANAKVRQHSLKLSEFPSLRHALETRRAKAFTEEDHAHGDGDPFDGVLDLPPGHSCMVVPLCAGERCYGVLSLDRAECETYPQPVVDLVEVYGQMLATALQSAEQRVTFERLHRQDHEHAKLLEAQLGGDSEGILETSRSPVMRDLARRARQVAETDTPVLITGETGTGKERLSRAIHRWSSRADQPFVTLNCAAIPAGLLESELFGHVKGAFTGATKDRAGRFQMAHGGTLLLDEVGELPFDLQAKLLRALQEKTFEPVGSDKTVRADVRILAATHVDLQQAIAQKRFREDLYYRLSVFPLRLPPLRERREDLPQLCDFLLEEQSRRTGRRGMRVTPAGLARLETYEWPGNLRELANALERATILTRGNELGPEAFDMPTRGAVAATPSVEPVASVAPAAGEPKLAPVLTLAAVQREHILRVLTLTRGRVYGEGGAAALLGLKPSTLQSRMKKLGIARLEQFVVDEA